One genomic region from Ptychodera flava strain L36383 chromosome 14, AS_Pfla_20210202, whole genome shotgun sequence encodes:
- the LOC139150306 gene encoding uncharacterized protein translates to MPLEVQDEILDISESLNLTFSRNKVEEAIPVYRKILAKEYLAFWQIQISDNQYVILSAKRYINGRLFAQGSLPAPTQQVDTVATKLGESCTRYYMLNPEESMFCKNEKGQIVAASTDVTGSVCNANSETEDCIRALTKLIEDLMPLAEIDWLTHIERIVAGGEAGRETETASVFDLVDGNKNSSQFEREEIVAEQGLHPGTTKLHFICSLCYVGVIMFHKQRNLKRHHYLLYVYLIYM, encoded by the exons ATGCCATTGGAGGTCCAAGACGAAATACTGGACATATCAGAGTCGCTCAATCTGACTTTTTCCCGCAATAAAG tTGAAGAAGCGATACCAGTCTACAGAAAGATACTGGCCAAAGAGTACTTGGCATTCTGGCAAATCCAGATCAGTGACAACCAGTACGTAATACTCTCCGCAAAGAGATACATCAATGGCAGGCTTTTCGCCCAGGGGTCATTACCAGCACCAACCCAACAGGTCGATACAGTAGCCACTAAACTCGGAGAATCATGTACCAGGTACTACATGCTGAATCCAGAAGAATCCATGTTCTGCAAGAACGAAAAAGGACAAATCGTGGCGGCTTCGACGGATGTGACAGGAAGTGTGTGTAATGCAAACTCTGAAACAGAG GACTGCATACGTGCTTTGACAAAATTAATCGAAGACCTCATGCCCTTGGCTGAAATAGATTGGCTGACTCACATCGAACGAATTGTGGCAGGAGGAGAGGCAGGGAGAGAAACGGAAACGGCGTCTGTTTTCGACCTTGTTGATGGCAACAAAAATTCAAGTCAATTTGAAAGAGAAGAGATTGTGGCGGAACAAGGTCTTCATCCAGGTACAACAAAGTTACATTTCATCTGTTCACTCTGTTACGTTGGAGTAAtaatgtttcacaaacaacgAAATTTGAAGAGACATCATTATCTTTTATATGTTTAtcttatttacatgtaa